From the genome of Terriglobia bacterium, one region includes:
- a CDS encoding class I SAM-dependent methyltransferase, which produces MKPQQEKPATFDGYADDYASLIRDPIRDTFAGGSRFFFDRKMQVIRDFLNRAETESSALLWLDIGCGQGDLLRLGKSYFKHAAGCDPSHGMLKSCADLDVRHQPAPEVLPYDSRTFDFVTAVCVYHHVPPDRRSLLTAEAFRVLKPGGIFCIIEHNPINPVTRLIVSRTKVDAGVQLLTAQAARLLLSTPASKVLGSRYFLLFPERLKSLVRIEDSLRALPLGGQYAVFAQRC; this is translated from the coding sequence ATGAAGCCGCAGCAAGAAAAACCGGCCACGTTTGACGGCTACGCGGATGATTACGCTTCGCTGATTCGTGATCCGATTCGCGACACGTTTGCCGGCGGCAGCCGTTTTTTTTTCGATCGGAAGATGCAGGTTATCCGCGATTTCCTGAACCGCGCAGAGACCGAGAGCAGTGCGCTGTTATGGCTGGATATAGGATGCGGACAGGGCGACCTGTTGCGTCTGGGTAAATCGTATTTCAAGCATGCCGCGGGCTGTGACCCATCTCACGGCATGTTGAAGTCTTGCGCGGACCTGGATGTCCGCCACCAACCCGCCCCGGAGGTCTTGCCGTATGACAGCCGGACTTTCGATTTTGTGACGGCTGTCTGTGTCTACCATCATGTGCCACCGGACCGCCGTTCGCTGTTGACGGCCGAAGCCTTTCGAGTGCTCAAACCGGGCGGAATCTTCTGCATCATCGAACATAACCCGATCAACCCGGTGACGCGATTGATCGTCTCCCGTACGAAGGTGGACGCCGGTGTGCAATTGCTTACGGCACAAGCAGCCCGGTTGCTGCTGTCGACTCCGGCCAGTAAAGTTCTCGGAAGCCGGTATTTTCTGCTCTTTCCGGAGCGGCTGAAGTCTCTGGTTCGAATCG